A stretch of Dama dama isolate Ldn47 chromosome 22, ASM3311817v1, whole genome shotgun sequence DNA encodes these proteins:
- the LOC133043918 gene encoding apolipoprotein L3-like isoform X4 has translation MSSENLGDRLDIEIFFEEVAECLWDILSREELLLLLTEFLRKIEAKAGLSREDMNALHEYLNELKGDLAGKDQETLPKEQLDRRRFLRKFPRVTQQLVELISKLWELADNVDKVHRDCTISNVVTHSTGALSGALTILGLALAPVTAGASMALSATGIGLGTATAVTAVSTSIVEHVNRSSAEKKARQLMSIAVKKWEVLLEVLKSNPHIVVTTEKLAKAEKHLERNIHAMETGEANPDSAANANILVSPGRISAPAIQQVQAAFKGTASTVTKGAQIVGAATAGVFLLMDVGFLVKESMHLHDGAKTASAENLRQRARELERKLEELTQIYKRLQEDPTPPPPEH, from the exons ATATTGAGATCTTCTTTGAGGAAGTCGCTGAGTGTCTCTGGGACATACTGAGCAGGGAGGAACTGCTTCTCCTGCTGACTGAATTCCTGAGGAAAATTGAGGCAAAGGCTGGTTTGTCCAG GGAAGACATGAATGCATTACATGAATATCTGAATGAATTGAAAGGAGACTTGGCTGGGAAGGACCAGGAAACGCTCCCGAAAGAGCAGCTGGACAGGAGGAGGTTTCTGAGGAAGTTTCCTCGGGTGACGCAGCAGCTGGTGGAGCTcataagcaagctctgggagcttgCAGACAATGTAGACAAAGTCCACAGGGACTGTACCATCTCCAATGTGGTGACCCACAGCACCGGCGCTTTATCTGGCGCCCTGACCATCCTTGGCCTGGCTCTGGCACCTGTGACAGCCGGGGCCAGTATGGCGCTCTCAGCCACTGGGATAGGGCTGGGAACAGCAACTGCTGTGACCGCTGTGTCCACCAGCATCGTGGAACATGTAAATAGGTCATCAGCAGAAAAGAAAGCTCGTCAATTGATGTCAATTGCTGTCAAGAAATGGGAGGTGCTCCTAGAGGTACTCAAGAGCAACCCCCACATTGTTGTCACAACAGAGAAATTGGCAAAAGCCGAGAAACACCTGGAAAGAAATATCCATGCCATGGAGACAGGCGAAGCCAACCCTGACTCTGCAGCTAATGCAAACATCCTCGTGAGCCCTGGGAGAATCTCAGCCCCAGCCATCCAGCAGGTACAGGCAGCTTTCAAAGGCACGGCTTCAACAGTTACCAAAGGAGCCCAAATCGTGGGTGCGGCCACTGCAGGTGTCTTCCTCCTGATGGATGTGGGCTTCCTGGTGAAGGAGTCAATGCACCTGCATGATGGTGCAAAGACAGCATCAGCTGAAAACCTGCGGCAGCGGGCCAGGGAGCTGGAGAGGAAGTTGGAGGAGCTCACCCAGATCTATAAGCGTCTGCAAGAGGACCCAACTCCACCACCCCCAGAGCACTGA
- the LOC133043918 gene encoding apolipoprotein L3-like isoform X3, with protein sequence MTSMRDTQKAVTSAELRTTGSCSHSPRGRLLDIEIFFEEVAECLWDILSREELLLLLTEFLRKIEAKAGLSREDMNALHEYLNELKGDLAGKDQETLPKEQLDRRRFLRKFPRVTQQLVELISKLWELADNVDKVHRDCTISNVVTHSTGALSGALTILGLALAPVTAGASMALSATGIGLGTATAVTAVSTSIVEHVNRSSAEKKARQLMSIAVKKWEVLLEVLKSNPHIVVTTEKLAKAEKHLERNIHAMETGEANPDSAANANILVSPGRISAPAIQQVQAAFKGTASTVTKGAQIVGAATAGVFLLMDVGFLVKESMHLHDGAKTASAENLRQRARELERKLEELTQIYKRLQEDPTPPPPEH encoded by the exons ATATTGAGATCTTCTTTGAGGAAGTCGCTGAGTGTCTCTGGGACATACTGAGCAGGGAGGAACTGCTTCTCCTGCTGACTGAATTCCTGAGGAAAATTGAGGCAAAGGCTGGTTTGTCCAG GGAAGACATGAATGCATTACATGAATATCTGAATGAATTGAAAGGAGACTTGGCTGGGAAGGACCAGGAAACGCTCCCGAAAGAGCAGCTGGACAGGAGGAGGTTTCTGAGGAAGTTTCCTCGGGTGACGCAGCAGCTGGTGGAGCTcataagcaagctctgggagcttgCAGACAATGTAGACAAAGTCCACAGGGACTGTACCATCTCCAATGTGGTGACCCACAGCACCGGCGCTTTATCTGGCGCCCTGACCATCCTTGGCCTGGCTCTGGCACCTGTGACAGCCGGGGCCAGTATGGCGCTCTCAGCCACTGGGATAGGGCTGGGAACAGCAACTGCTGTGACCGCTGTGTCCACCAGCATCGTGGAACATGTAAATAGGTCATCAGCAGAAAAGAAAGCTCGTCAATTGATGTCAATTGCTGTCAAGAAATGGGAGGTGCTCCTAGAGGTACTCAAGAGCAACCCCCACATTGTTGTCACAACAGAGAAATTGGCAAAAGCCGAGAAACACCTGGAAAGAAATATCCATGCCATGGAGACAGGCGAAGCCAACCCTGACTCTGCAGCTAATGCAAACATCCTCGTGAGCCCTGGGAGAATCTCAGCCCCAGCCATCCAGCAGGTACAGGCAGCTTTCAAAGGCACGGCTTCAACAGTTACCAAAGGAGCCCAAATCGTGGGTGCGGCCACTGCAGGTGTCTTCCTCCTGATGGATGTGGGCTTCCTGGTGAAGGAGTCAATGCACCTGCATGATGGTGCAAAGACAGCATCAGCTGAAAACCTGCGGCAGCGGGCCAGGGAGCTGGAGAGGAAGTTGGAGGAGCTCACCCAGATCTATAAGCGTCTGCAAGAGGACCCAACTCCACCACCCCCAGAGCACTGA